In Candidatus Desulforudis audaxviator MP104C, a genomic segment contains:
- the tsaD gene encoding tRNA (adenosine(37)-N6)-threonylcarbamoyltransferase complex transferase subunit TsaD produces MSVILLGVETSCDETAAAVVENGHLVRSNTIASQFDLHGKFGGVVPEVASRRHLESINPVIRQALEEADVSFRDLDGVAVTYGPGLAGSLLVGLMAAKTIAYALDIPLFGINHLEAHIYANFLVAPDLPFPLLCLIVSGGHTDLVLITRLGEYRLLGRTRDDAAGEAFDKVARVLELGYPGGPLIEKLAREGDPEAVPFPRAYLEEGTLDFSFSGLKTAVINYLDRARREGRKVAEADVAAGFQEAVVGVLVDKVLAAARVHRPARILLAGGVAANRVLARELERRAAAEGFGVTVPPPVFCTDNAAMVACAGYYRYLHGDSSPLTLNALAGLGLGCE; encoded by the coding sequence ATGAGCGTGATCTTGCTGGGCGTGGAAACCTCCTGCGACGAGACTGCGGCGGCGGTGGTGGAGAACGGTCATCTGGTCCGTTCCAACACCATCGCTTCGCAGTTTGACCTGCACGGCAAGTTCGGCGGTGTCGTCCCCGAGGTGGCCTCCCGCCGCCACCTGGAGAGCATAAACCCCGTCATCCGGCAGGCGCTGGAGGAAGCCGATGTCTCTTTCCGGGATCTCGACGGGGTCGCGGTCACCTACGGCCCGGGTCTGGCCGGGTCGCTTTTGGTGGGGTTGATGGCGGCCAAGACCATCGCCTATGCACTGGACATCCCCCTGTTCGGCATCAACCACCTGGAGGCCCACATTTACGCGAACTTTCTGGTAGCACCCGACCTGCCCTTTCCCCTGCTCTGCCTGATCGTATCCGGCGGGCACACCGATCTTGTGCTCATCACGCGGCTCGGCGAGTACCGTCTTCTGGGTCGTACCCGTGATGACGCCGCGGGCGAGGCCTTCGACAAGGTGGCCCGGGTCCTGGAACTGGGTTATCCGGGCGGCCCGCTCATCGAAAAGCTGGCCCGGGAGGGGGACCCGGAGGCGGTGCCTTTTCCCCGCGCCTACCTGGAGGAGGGCACCCTGGACTTCAGCTTCAGCGGCCTGAAAACGGCGGTGATCAACTACCTGGACCGGGCGCGGCGCGAGGGCCGGAAAGTGGCCGAGGCCGACGTGGCGGCCGGTTTTCAGGAGGCGGTGGTGGGCGTGCTGGTGGACAAGGTACTGGCCGCGGCGCGAGTCCACCGCCCGGCCCGCATCCTGCTGGCCGGCGGGGTGGCCGCCAACCGCGTGCTGGCCCGGGAGTTGGAGCGGCGGGCGGCGGCAGAGGGTTTCGGCGTCACCGTGCCGCCGCCCGTATTCTGCACCGACAACGCGGCCATGGTCGCCTGCGCCGGTTACTACCGCTACCTGCACGGGGATTCGTCCCCCCTGACTTTAAACGCCCTGGCCGGGCTTGGTCTGGGCTGTGAATGA
- a CDS encoding zinc-ribbon domain containing protein, with amino-acid sequence MFQDKTLQCRDCGADFVFTVGEQEFYADKGFENLPARCPECRAARRQNRRGFGGQPRQMYPAVCASCGVETEVPFEPTGVKPVYCRDCFQANRQYGSR; translated from the coding sequence GTGTTCCAGGACAAGACACTGCAGTGCAGAGACTGTGGGGCTGACTTCGTGTTCACCGTCGGTGAGCAAGAGTTCTACGCCGACAAGGGTTTCGAGAATCTGCCGGCCCGGTGCCCGGAGTGCCGTGCGGCCAGAAGGCAGAACCGCAGAGGTTTCGGCGGGCAGCCTCGGCAAATGTACCCGGCGGTCTGTGCAAGCTGCGGGGTGGAAACCGAGGTTCCTTTCGAGCCGACCGGTGTGAAGCCCGTTTATTGCAGGGATTGCTTCCAGGCCAACCGTCAGTACGGCAGCCGGTAA
- the rimI gene encoding ribosomal protein S18-alanine N-acetyltransferase: protein MTSRPLPGVRFDNLTLQHLDQVLVIEEYSFPTPWPRQTFEFEILYNELAEYVVAVVNHKVVGYGGMWMVLDDAHITNVAVHPIYRDRGIGRGLMLELMRRAVLRGAKRMTLEVRPSNQPARHLYKDLGFEERGIRPKYYQDNNEDAIIMWKDDLKRTFLK, encoded by the coding sequence ATGACGTCCCGGCCCCTGCCCGGAGTGCGGTTTGACAACCTGACCTTGCAGCATCTGGACCAGGTTTTGGTCATCGAGGAGTACTCCTTTCCTACTCCCTGGCCCCGGCAGACCTTTGAGTTTGAGATCCTTTACAATGAACTGGCCGAATATGTGGTGGCCGTTGTGAATCACAAAGTGGTGGGTTACGGGGGCATGTGGATGGTGCTGGACGACGCCCACATCACCAACGTCGCCGTACACCCGATTTACCGGGACCGGGGTATCGGCCGGGGCCTGATGCTGGAGTTGATGCGCCGGGCCGTGCTCCGGGGGGCGAAACGGATGACCCTGGAGGTGCGCCCCTCGAACCAGCCCGCCCGGCACCTGTACAAGGATCTCGGATTCGAGGAGCGCGGCATCCGCCCCAAGTACTACCAGGACAACAACGAGGACGCCATCATCATGTGGAAAGACGACCTGAAGCGGACCTTCCTGAAATAG
- the tsaB gene encoding tRNA (adenosine(37)-N6)-threonylcarbamoyltransferase complex dimerization subunit type 1 TsaB has product MNVLGIDTSGPFCTVGLAGSDGVLAERSVRGQKIHSVRLLPLIEELLDDAGLLKGNLDGVAVSAGPGSFTGLRVGLTTARTLAQVLDIPVVGVSSLDVLVYPLCGARRVWALVPARRGEVYAALYDCGGGAPDNVFPPAALEIGRLLGIIKDAAEPQVFVGEGAELYDDLIRGELGERARFCTPAGNYPRGAVVAWVGREALREGRGREAFSLVPEYISPPAAELVWQQKAGGEESWR; this is encoded by the coding sequence ATGAACGTCCTGGGTATCGATACCTCGGGACCGTTTTGCACCGTCGGTCTCGCCGGCTCGGACGGGGTTTTGGCCGAGCGGTCGGTCCGCGGACAAAAAATCCATTCCGTGCGGTTGCTGCCGCTGATTGAGGAGCTGTTGGACGATGCCGGTCTGTTGAAGGGGAACCTGGACGGCGTGGCTGTTTCCGCCGGTCCCGGTTCCTTTACCGGCCTACGGGTCGGCCTGACCACGGCCCGAACCCTGGCCCAGGTCCTTGATATTCCGGTGGTGGGTGTGTCCTCGCTGGATGTGCTGGTGTACCCGCTTTGTGGGGCCCGGCGGGTCTGGGCGCTGGTGCCGGCGCGCCGCGGCGAGGTCTACGCCGCCCTCTACGATTGCGGGGGCGGGGCCCCGGACAACGTGTTCCCGCCGGCCGCGCTGGAAATCGGCCGGTTGCTTGGGATTATTAAAGACGCCGCCGAGCCCCAGGTGTTTGTCGGCGAGGGTGCGGAGTTGTACGACGACCTGATCCGGGGCGAACTGGGCGAAAGGGCCCGCTTCTGCACCCCGGCGGGTAATTACCCGCGGGGTGCGGTGGTCGCCTGGGTAGGGCGTGAAGCGCTGCGGGAGGGCCGGGGCCGGGAGGCCTTCTCCCTCGTCCCGGAGTACATCAGCCCGCCGGCGGCCGAACTGGTCTGGCAGCAGAAAGCGGGGGGTGAGGAGAGTTGGCGATGA
- the tsaE gene encoding tRNA (adenosine(37)-N6)-threonylcarbamoyltransferase complex ATPase subunit type 1 TsaE, translating to MRRETTLALTTDAVEKTRQVGEELGRLLEPGDLICIYGPLGAGKTALAQGVARGLGVTEAVVSPTFILIREYRGRVPFYHFDAYRLHGPADLNLLGAEEYLAGDGVVLVEWADRVDPALPAERLDIVLDYGGENKRRLSFVPRGARYRALVEELKRKL from the coding sequence ATGCGTAGAGAAACGACGCTGGCGCTGACGACGGACGCGGTGGAAAAGACCCGGCAGGTGGGCGAGGAACTCGGCCGGCTCTTGGAGCCGGGTGATTTGATTTGCATCTACGGTCCGCTGGGGGCCGGCAAGACGGCACTGGCCCAAGGCGTGGCCCGGGGGCTTGGGGTGACCGAAGCGGTGGTCAGCCCGACCTTCATTCTGATCCGGGAGTACCGGGGGCGGGTGCCGTTTTACCACTTTGACGCCTACCGCCTGCACGGACCCGCAGACCTGAACCTGTTGGGCGCGGAGGAGTACCTCGCCGGCGACGGGGTGGTCCTGGTGGAATGGGCCGACCGGGTGGACCCGGCCCTGCCCGCCGAGCGTCTCGACATCGTGCTCGACTACGGCGGCGAGAACAAACGCCGGTTAAGTTTTGTGCCGCGGGGCGCCCGTTACCGCGCCTTGGTGGAGGAGTTGAAACGGAAGCTATGA
- the thiL gene encoding thiamine-phosphate kinase: MRLADVGESGLVERLLGRLARGPGVVRGAGDDAAVLDLGGKELLLFTVDTLVEEVHFSRAYGSMRDLGAKAMAVNLSDVAAMGGRPVYAVVSLAAPAETAVADIDDLYAGLAGTAARYGVTLVGGDTVRHPHGLVITVALLGLAGRERVLYRKGAVSGDLFYVTGSLGASAAGLFLFQNPHPACPPEVEDRLKKAHLSPEPRVVAGGLLAASGVVSAAEDISDGLALTVAHICTAGGVGARLLADRVPLSPEVRRLGILTGKDPLEWALFGGEDYELLFTVRPGAAAGLEREMAAAGWPVTWIGEVLGPGEGLWLEDAAGAGRPLVPGGYDAFGTEP, encoded by the coding sequence ATGCGCTTGGCGGATGTCGGCGAGTCGGGGCTGGTGGAGCGGCTCCTCGGGCGGCTTGCCCGGGGCCCCGGTGTAGTCCGGGGCGCCGGAGACGACGCCGCCGTGCTCGATCTGGGCGGTAAAGAACTATTGCTGTTCACCGTGGACACCCTGGTGGAGGAAGTTCATTTTTCCAGGGCCTACGGCTCGATGCGGGATCTGGGCGCCAAGGCCATGGCTGTAAACCTGAGTGACGTCGCTGCCATGGGCGGCCGGCCGGTGTATGCGGTCGTGAGCCTGGCGGCCCCGGCGGAAACCGCGGTGGCGGACATCGACGATTTGTATGCGGGACTCGCCGGTACAGCGGCCCGGTACGGCGTTACCCTGGTCGGAGGCGACACCGTACGTCACCCGCACGGGCTCGTGATTACAGTGGCCCTTTTGGGTCTCGCCGGGCGGGAGCGGGTGCTGTACCGCAAGGGCGCCGTGTCGGGAGACCTGTTCTACGTCACCGGCAGCCTGGGGGCGAGCGCTGCCGGGCTGTTCTTGTTTCAAAACCCGCATCCGGCCTGCCCGCCGGAGGTGGAAGACCGGTTGAAAAAAGCGCACTTGAGCCCGGAACCCCGGGTGGTGGCCGGCGGCTTGCTCGCCGCCAGCGGGGTGGTCAGCGCCGCCGAGGACATCAGCGACGGCTTAGCCTTGACCGTGGCCCACATCTGTACGGCCGGCGGCGTGGGTGCGCGACTCCTGGCCGACCGGGTGCCGCTCTCCCCGGAGGTGCGGCGGTTGGGAATCCTTACCGGCAAAGACCCCCTGGAGTGGGCGCTCTTCGGGGGCGAGGACTACGAACTCCTGTTCACGGTGCGCCCCGGAGCGGCCGCCGGCCTGGAAAGAGAAATGGCGGCGGCGGGCTGGCCGGTGACCTGGATCGGGGAAGTGCTCGGTCCCGGAGAGGGGCTGTGGCTCGAAGACGCGGCGGGCGCTGGGCGCCCCCTGGTTCCCGGGGGTTACGACGCCTTCGGGACCGAACCGTGA
- the thiC gene encoding phosphomethylpyrimidine synthase ThiC gives MNQMLAAWQGTVTPEMEQVARDEGYPVEPVLQGVAAGTIVIPANMRRKNLKAVGIGTGLRTKVNANIGTSPKQSALDDHRVKLRVALDAGADAVMDLSTGGDLDRCRREILASCPVPVGTVPIYQAAIEAKERYGAIVAMREDELFEVVERQAKDGVDFFTIHAGVTLESLDRLRKQGRLTDIVSRGGSFLTGWMLHNDRENPFYKEFDRLLEICLAYDVALSLGDGMRPGCQADATDRAQVQELLILGELVDRCREAGVQVFVEGPGHVPLDQIIMNVQLQKRLCKGAPFYVLGPLVTDVAPGYDHITAAIGGAVAAMAGADFLCYVTPAEHLGLPTVEDVREGVIATRIAGHAADLVKRVPGAREWDERMSRARKALDWEKQIELAIDPEKARRYHTERNPEKFAGCTMCGEFCAMKLVGEYLGKDYENC, from the coding sequence ATGAACCAGATGCTGGCGGCCTGGCAGGGCACGGTCACGCCCGAGATGGAACAGGTGGCCCGGGATGAGGGCTACCCTGTGGAGCCGGTTCTTCAGGGGGTGGCGGCGGGCACCATCGTCATTCCGGCGAACATGCGGCGGAAGAACCTGAAGGCCGTCGGAATCGGGACCGGACTACGGACCAAGGTGAACGCCAATATTGGCACCTCCCCGAAGCAGTCCGCGCTGGACGATCACCGGGTGAAACTCCGGGTGGCCCTGGACGCCGGTGCCGACGCGGTGATGGACCTGAGTACGGGCGGCGACCTGGACCGGTGCCGGCGGGAGATTCTGGCGTCCTGCCCGGTGCCGGTGGGTACGGTGCCGATTTACCAGGCGGCGATCGAGGCCAAAGAGCGGTACGGGGCCATCGTCGCCATGCGCGAGGATGAATTGTTCGAAGTGGTTGAACGTCAGGCCAAGGACGGCGTGGACTTTTTCACCATTCATGCCGGGGTGACCCTGGAGAGTCTGGACCGGCTCCGAAAGCAGGGACGCCTGACGGACATCGTCAGCCGTGGAGGCTCCTTCCTCACCGGCTGGATGCTGCACAACGACCGGGAAAACCCGTTTTACAAGGAGTTTGACCGCCTGCTCGAAATCTGCCTGGCCTACGACGTGGCCTTAAGCCTGGGGGACGGGATGCGGCCGGGCTGTCAGGCCGACGCCACCGACCGGGCCCAGGTCCAGGAACTTTTGATTCTTGGTGAGCTTGTCGACCGTTGCCGGGAGGCGGGAGTACAGGTTTTCGTCGAGGGGCCGGGGCACGTGCCCCTGGACCAGATCATTATGAACGTGCAACTGCAGAAGCGGCTTTGCAAGGGGGCGCCCTTTTACGTCCTGGGTCCCCTGGTGACCGACGTGGCTCCCGGGTACGACCACATCACGGCCGCCATCGGGGGGGCGGTGGCCGCGATGGCCGGGGCCGATTTCCTCTGCTACGTCACCCCTGCTGAACACCTGGGCCTGCCCACCGTGGAGGATGTCCGGGAGGGAGTGATCGCCACGCGGATCGCCGGTCACGCTGCCGACCTGGTGAAGAGGGTTCCGGGCGCGCGGGAATGGGACGAGAGGATGTCCCGGGCCCGCAAGGCCCTGGACTGGGAAAAGCAGATCGAGTTGGCGATCGATCCCGAAAAGGCGCGTCGCTACCATACCGAACGGAACCCGGAAAAATTCGCGGGTTGCACCATGTGCGGGGAATTCTGCGCGATGAAGCTGGTGGGAGAGTACCTGGGTAAGGACTACGAGAACTGCTAG
- a CDS encoding thiamine phosphate synthase translates to MREICRIADVNFNRAREGLRVVEEACRFVLADPGLTARIKELRHRLSVLEEAFPGGRLALLAARDISGDVGAPAPENRPRDNIFAAAGAGWKRAQEAARVLEELSREADPAPARHFKEFRFALYAAEREWTLTSAAWGRKAAFDRVRLYLVAGRADTGGRPLVEVVRAAVAGGAGAFQLREKNMETRELTALAAELCAVVRSAGALFLVNDRVDVAAAVDADGVHLGQDDLPVEAARRLLGLGKLIGVSVHSPAQAREAWEQGADYVGLGAVFPTATKPEARAVSLSRLSELAAGVDLPSVAIGGIDLSNIKEVLRAGFRRVAVVRAVAGAPDPNLAAAALCEAINEVWGDH, encoded by the coding sequence TTGCGGGAAATCTGCCGGATCGCCGACGTGAACTTTAACCGGGCCAGGGAGGGCCTCCGGGTGGTGGAGGAAGCCTGCCGTTTCGTATTGGCGGACCCCGGGTTGACCGCGAGAATCAAGGAACTGCGGCATCGGCTCTCAGTCCTGGAAGAAGCCTTTCCCGGCGGCCGCCTGGCGCTGCTCGCGGCGCGGGACATTTCGGGGGATGTCGGGGCGCCGGCCCCGGAGAACCGTCCCCGTGATAATATCTTTGCCGCCGCCGGGGCCGGCTGGAAGCGGGCGCAGGAGGCCGCCCGGGTGCTGGAGGAACTGTCCCGGGAAGCGGACCCGGCACCGGCCCGACACTTCAAGGAGTTCCGGTTCGCCCTCTATGCGGCCGAGCGGGAGTGGACCCTCACTTCCGCCGCTTGGGGGCGTAAAGCCGCCTTTGACCGGGTCCGGCTCTACCTGGTGGCTGGGCGCGCGGACACCGGGGGGCGGCCTCTGGTGGAGGTGGTGCGGGCGGCCGTGGCCGGCGGAGCGGGAGCCTTCCAGCTGCGGGAAAAAAACATGGAAACCCGGGAGCTGACGGCGCTGGCCGCCGAACTGTGCGCGGTGGTCCGGTCAGCGGGGGCGCTCTTTCTGGTCAACGACCGGGTGGACGTAGCCGCGGCGGTCGACGCCGACGGGGTGCACCTGGGGCAGGACGACCTGCCGGTGGAGGCCGCGCGTCGCTTGCTCGGCCTTGGAAAGCTGATCGGGGTTTCCGTCCACAGCCCGGCGCAAGCCCGTGAGGCTTGGGAGCAGGGCGCGGACTACGTCGGCCTCGGAGCGGTGTTTCCCACGGCAACCAAGCCGGAGGCCCGCGCCGTGAGCCTGTCCCGGCTGTCGGAGTTGGCCGCTGGAGTGGACCTGCCCTCCGTGGCCATCGGGGGCATAGACCTGTCAAACATCAAAGAGGTGCTCCGGGCGGGGTTCCGGAGGGTGGCAGTGGTGCGCGCGGTGGCGGGGGCGCCCGATCCGAATCTGGCTGCCGCCGCTCTTTGCGAAGCGATTAATGAAGTATGGGGGGATCATTGA
- a CDS encoding amidohydrolase, which translates to MLAITNGRILTMAGRDIPSGTVLIEGGLIKAVGAGIGVPDGAEVLEAAGKLVLPGLIEPHCHVGIMEEIFREEGNDGNEYSDPVTPQLRAIDGVYPEDLGFTDALAGGVTTLCTTPGSANVIGGEMVILKTAGKTVEQMLVRFPAGLKAALGENPKRAYGKERKAPVTRMASAALLRTALVQGAEYIRKLERAGRGDGDPPDRDLKLEALARVLRREIPLRVHAHRADDILTAVRIAREFNLDLVIEHGTEADRVADMLVQEDIPVVLGPLLVNRPKVEMRHKSLETAARLAEAGVRFAVMTDHPAVPVQYLGLSAALTVRGGLSEERALRAVTADAAAVLGLADRLGTLEPGKEADVVIMDGDFFDVRSRVERVYIKGRLVYTADR; encoded by the coding sequence ATGTTGGCCATTACAAACGGGCGCATTCTCACCATGGCCGGAAGGGACATCCCGTCGGGGACGGTGCTGATCGAGGGCGGGCTGATCAAGGCGGTGGGCGCCGGAATAGGGGTGCCGGACGGGGCTGAGGTGCTGGAGGCCGCGGGCAAGCTGGTGCTCCCGGGGTTGATTGAACCGCACTGCCACGTCGGGATTATGGAAGAAATCTTCCGCGAGGAAGGGAACGACGGGAACGAGTACTCCGACCCGGTCACGCCCCAGCTGCGGGCCATCGACGGTGTTTACCCGGAGGATCTCGGGTTTACCGACGCTCTAGCCGGGGGAGTCACTACCCTTTGCACCACGCCGGGCAGCGCGAACGTCATCGGTGGCGAGATGGTCATCCTGAAGACGGCGGGAAAGACGGTGGAACAGATGCTGGTCCGCTTCCCGGCCGGCCTGAAAGCGGCCCTGGGTGAAAACCCCAAACGGGCCTACGGCAAGGAACGGAAGGCACCGGTGACCAGGATGGCCAGCGCGGCCCTTCTGCGCACCGCCCTGGTGCAGGGCGCCGAGTACATCCGCAAGTTGGAGCGGGCCGGAAGGGGCGACGGCGACCCGCCGGACAGGGACCTGAAGTTGGAAGCCTTGGCCCGCGTGCTGCGGCGGGAAATTCCCCTGCGGGTCCACGCCCACCGGGCCGACGACATCCTGACCGCCGTGCGGATCGCGCGTGAATTCAACCTCGACCTGGTGATTGAGCACGGCACCGAGGCCGACCGGGTGGCCGACATGCTGGTGCAGGAAGACATCCCCGTGGTCCTGGGGCCGCTCCTGGTGAACCGGCCGAAGGTGGAAATGCGGCACAAATCGCTAGAGACAGCCGCCCGGTTAGCCGAGGCCGGGGTGCGGTTCGCGGTGATGACCGACCACCCCGCAGTGCCGGTCCAGTACCTGGGGCTTTCGGCGGCCCTGACCGTCCGGGGCGGACTCAGCGAGGAGCGCGCCCTGCGGGCGGTGACCGCGGACGCCGCCGCCGTACTGGGTCTCGCAGACCGTTTAGGGACCCTGGAGCCCGGAAAAGAAGCGGACGTGGTCATAATGGACGGGGACTTCTTCGACGTCCGCAGCCGGGTGGAAAGGGTGTACATCAAGGGCCGGCTCGTCTATACGGCCGACCGCTAA
- a CDS encoding gamma-glutamyl-gamma-aminobutyrate hydrolase family protein, with protein sequence MIGITCLQEHEHGQVFLPESYFRAVEQAGGVPVLLPPLSPGLGVGRMVELVDGILLAGGGDVDPVFFGEEPLPDTGIITPERDLFEIALVRRVLHAGRPVLGICRGMQVLNIAAGGDIHQDVSRAGARIKHYQEAPRWHPTHRLHVRPGSLLARILGEGALRVNSLHHQAVRRLAPGFSVSAQAGDGIIEAVEGTGPAFVLGVQFHPESMYERHPVFLNLFAALVEAAHHAWGEKPLQETAVRKQTIP encoded by the coding sequence GTGATTGGAATCACCTGTCTCCAGGAACACGAGCACGGACAGGTTTTTTTGCCCGAGTCTTACTTTCGGGCCGTGGAGCAGGCGGGGGGGGTTCCGGTTTTGCTGCCCCCGCTCAGTCCAGGGCTCGGCGTGGGGCGTATGGTCGAACTGGTGGACGGTATTCTTCTGGCCGGGGGCGGGGATGTGGACCCGGTGTTCTTCGGTGAGGAACCGCTCCCCGACACCGGCATAATCACCCCGGAGCGGGACCTCTTCGAAATCGCCCTGGTCCGGCGGGTTCTGCACGCGGGCCGGCCCGTTCTCGGCATCTGCCGGGGAATGCAGGTGCTAAACATCGCCGCCGGCGGCGACATTCACCAGGATGTGTCCCGGGCGGGGGCCCGGATCAAGCACTACCAGGAGGCGCCCCGGTGGCACCCGACCCACCGGCTGCACGTGCGGCCCGGCTCGTTATTGGCCCGGATTCTGGGGGAGGGCGCCTTGCGGGTGAACAGCCTGCACCACCAGGCCGTCCGGCGCCTGGCGCCCGGCTTCTCCGTTTCGGCCCAGGCGGGGGACGGGATTATTGAGGCTGTGGAGGGGACCGGTCCGGCCTTTGTGCTTGGAGTGCAGTTCCACCCCGAAAGCATGTACGAACGCCATCCGGTGTTCTTGAACCTTTTCGCCGCGCTGGTCGAGGCGGCCCACCACGCCTGGGGTGAAAAACCGCTGCAGGAAACGGCCGTCCGGAAGCAAACTATCCCGTAG
- a CDS encoding spore coat protein has protein sequence MATDTLIAHKCGAVSAMRGALETADPDLRQFLTQAVSDSNMAYEIFHWMNRKGFYQVPVMDQNTMQHMQHMYSPTTAPGGGMVGPQGPFV, from the coding sequence ATCGCCACCGACACGCTCATTGCCCACAAGTGCGGCGCCGTCAGCGCCATGCGGGGGGCTCTGGAGACGGCCGATCCCGACCTGCGGCAGTTCCTCACCCAAGCGGTCAGCGACAGCAACATGGCCTACGAAATCTTCCACTGGATGAACCGGAAGGGTTTCTATCAGGTACCGGTGATGGACCAAAACACGATGCAGCACATGCAGCACATGTACTCCCCCACCACCGCGCCGGGTGGGGGTATGGTCGGCCCCCAAGGGCCGTTCGTCTAG